The following proteins are encoded in a genomic region of Rattus rattus isolate New Zealand chromosome 2, Rrattus_CSIRO_v1, whole genome shotgun sequence:
- the Htatip2 gene encoding oxidoreductase HTATIP2, whose translation MLSSTVLGAVVAALVASMLLLQRGDEGSGAAPSMADKETLLKLREDFKMQNKSVFILGASGETGKVLLKEILGQNLFSKVTLIGRRKLTFEEEAYKNVNQEVVDFEKLDEYAPAFQGHDVGFCCLGTTRRKAGADGFVRVDRDYVLKSAELAKAGGCKHFNLLSSRGADKSSSFLYLQVKGEVEAKVEELKFDRLSVFRPGVLLCDRQESRPGEWLARKFFGSLPDSWASGYAVPVVTVVRAMLNNLVSPGSGQMELLENKAILHLGKDSDGPKP comes from the exons ATGCTCAGTTCCACCGTGCTGGGCGCTGTGGTAGCCGCGCTGGTGGCTTCAATGCTACTGTTGCAGCGTGGGGACGAGGGGTCCGGGGCTGCCCCCAG CATGGCGGACAAGGAAACACTGCTGAAGCTTCGGGAAGACTTCAAGATGCAGAATAAATCCGTCTTTATTTTGGGCGCCAGCGGGGAAACCGGCaaagtacttttaaaagaaatcctgGGACAGAACCTGTTTTCCAAAGTAACGCTCATTGGTCGGAGGAAGCTCACATTTGAGGAGGAAGCTTATAAAAATGTG AATCAAGAGGTGGTGGATTTCGAAAAGCTGGATGAGTACGCCCCTGCCTTTCAAGGTCACGATGTTGGATTCTGCTGCCTGGGTACCACCAGGAGAAAAGCCGGAGCG GATGGATTTGTCCGTGTCGACCGAGATTATGTGCTGAAGTCTGCAGAGCTGGCGAAAGCAGGAGGGTGCAAACATTTCAACTTGCTGTCCTCCAGGGGGGCCGATAAGTCCAGCAGTTTCTTATACTTACAAGTAAAG GGAGAAGTGGAAGCCAAGGTTGAAGAATTAAAGTTTGATCGATTGTCAGTGTTCCGGCCAGG AGTCCTGCTGTGTGACAGGCAAGAGTCTCGTCCAGGCGAATGGCTGGCTAGGAAATTCTTCGGCTCTCTGCCAGACTCTTGGGCCAGCGGGTACGCTGTGCCTGTGGTGACGGTGGTTAGAGCGATGCTGAACAACCTGGTGAGTCCCGGCAGTGGACAAATGGAACTTCTGGAaaataaggccatcctccacCTGGGGAAAGACAGTGATGGACCCAAACCGTGA